One Phocaeicola dorei genomic region harbors:
- the asnA gene encoding aspartate--ammonia ligase, with protein sequence MSYLIKPANYKALLDLKQTELGIKQIKEFFQQNLSSELRLRRVTAPLFVLKGMGINDDLSGTERPVSFPIKDLGDAQAEVVHSLAKWKRLTLADYNIEPGYGIYTDMNAIRADEELGNLHSLYVDQWDWERVITKEQRTVDFLKQIVTRIYAAMRRTEYMVCEMYPQIKPFLPHDIHFIHSEELCQMYPDKTPKEREHAIAQKYGAVFIIGIGCKLSDGKEHDLRAPDYDDYTTINPETGLPGLNGDLLVWDKILDRSVELSSMGIRVDKEALLRQLTLSGQEKRKELYFHKRLLDETLPLCIGGGIGQSRLCMLYLQKAHIGEIQASIWPEDMRKECAQLGMQLI encoded by the coding sequence ATGAGTTACCTAATTAAACCAGCTAACTATAAAGCCTTGCTTGATTTAAAACAAACAGAGTTAGGCATTAAGCAAATAAAAGAGTTCTTTCAACAGAACTTGTCGTCAGAATTACGTCTGCGCCGTGTCACCGCCCCGCTATTTGTATTGAAGGGAATGGGTATCAATGATGACTTGAGCGGAACCGAACGGCCGGTATCTTTCCCTATTAAAGACTTGGGAGACGCACAGGCCGAAGTTGTCCATTCATTGGCAAAATGGAAAAGGCTGACTTTGGCCGATTACAATATAGAACCGGGTTATGGCATCTATACCGACATGAACGCCATCCGGGCTGATGAGGAATTAGGTAATCTCCACTCACTATATGTAGACCAGTGGGACTGGGAGCGTGTAATTACCAAAGAACAACGCACAGTTGATTTCCTGAAACAAATAGTAACCCGTATTTATGCAGCCATGCGCCGCACAGAATATATGGTATGCGAAATGTATCCGCAGATCAAACCCTTCCTGCCACATGACATTCATTTCATCCACTCAGAAGAGCTTTGCCAAATGTATCCCGACAAAACTCCGAAAGAACGCGAACATGCTATTGCGCAAAAATATGGTGCTGTATTTATTATAGGTATAGGATGTAAACTGAGTGACGGTAAAGAACATGATCTGCGTGCACCTGACTATGATGACTACACCACAATTAATCCGGAAACCGGACTCCCCGGTCTGAATGGTGACTTGTTGGTTTGGGATAAAATATTAGACCGTTCTGTTGAGCTTTCCTCTATGGGTATCCGTGTAGACAAAGAAGCGTTACTCCGCCAACTGACACTCAGCGGACAGGAAAAGCGTAAAGAATTGTACTTCCACAAACGCTTGTTGGATGAAACTCTGCCTTTATGTATCGGCGGTGGTATAGGACAATCACGACTCTGTATGCTTTATTTACAGAAAGCCCATATAGGTGAAATCCAAGCCAGTATATGGCCCGAAGATATGAGAAAAGAATGCGCTCAATTGGGTATGCAACTTATTTGA